A portion of the Gorilla gorilla gorilla isolate KB3781 chromosome X, NHGRI_mGorGor1-v2.1_pri, whole genome shotgun sequence genome contains these proteins:
- the GPR82 gene encoding probable G-protein coupled receptor 82 has product MNNNTTCIQPSMISSMALPIIYILLCIVGVFGNTLSQWIFLTKIGKKTSTHIYLSHLVTANLLVCSAMPFMSIYFLKGFQWEYQSAQCRVVNFLGTLSMHVSMFVSLLILSWIAISRYATLMQKDSSQETTSCYEKIFYGHLLKKFRQPNFARKLCIYIWGVVLGIIIPVTVYYSVIEATEGEESLCYNRQMELGAMISQIAGLIGTTFIGFSFLVVLTSYYSFVSHLRKIRTCTSIMEKDLTYSSVKRHLLVIQILLIVCFLPYSIFKPIFYVLHQRDNCQQLNYLIETKNILTCLASARSSTDPIIFLLLDKTFKKTLYNLFTKSNSAHMQSYG; this is encoded by the coding sequence ATGAACAACAACACAACATGTATTCAACCATCTATGATCTCTTCCATGGCTTTACCAATCATTTACATCCTCCTTTGTATTGTTGGTgtttttggaaacactctctctcaatggatatttttaacaaaaataggtAAAAAAACATCAACGCACATCTACCTGTCACACCTTGTGACTGCAAACTTACTTGTGTGCAGTGCCATGCCTTTCATGAGTATCTATTTCCTGAAAGGTTTCCAATGGGAATATCAATCTGCTCAATGCAGAGTGGTCAATTTTCTGGGAACTCTATCCATGCATGTAAGTATGTTTGTCAGTCTCTTAATTTTAAGTTGGATTGCCATAAGCCGCTATGCTACCTTAATGCAAAAGGATTCCTCGCAAGAGACTACTTCAtgctatgagaaaatattttatggccATTTACTGAAAAAATTTCGCCAGCCCAACTTTGCTAGAAAACTATGCATTTACATATGGGGAGTTGTACTGGGCATAATCATTCCAGTTACCGTATACTACTCAGTCATAGAGGctacagaaggagaagagagcctATGCTACAATCGGCAGATGGAACTAGGAGCCATGATCTCTCAGATTGCAGGACTCATTGGAACCACATTTATTGGATTTTCCTTTTTAGTAGTACTAACATCATACTACTCTTTTGTAAGCCATCTGAGAAAAATAAGAACCTGTACGTCCATTATGGAGAAAgatttgacttacagttctgtgaAAAGACATCTTTTGGTCATCCAGATTCTACTAATAGTTTGCTTCCTTCCTTATAGTATTTTTAAACCCATTTTTTATGTTCTACACCAAAGAGATAACTGTCAGCAATTGAATTatttaatagaaacaaaaaatatcctCACCTGTCTTGCTTCGGCCAGAAGTAGCACAGACcccattatatttcttttattagatAAAACATTCAAGAAGACACTATATAATCTCTTTACAAAGTCTAATTCAGCACATATGCAATCATATGGTTGA